In Urechidicola croceus, a single window of DNA contains:
- a CDS encoding ABC transporter ATP-binding protein: MSNKKVKALDLKVFKRLMKYSKKYRLQFIIALVSAVLLSGLAVARPYLLLYAIDFAIEVKDKPKLVYFITLMFMLLLVESFTRFSFIFIANQLGFNIIKDIRMQLYKHMLNFRMSYFDKSSVGQLVTRVITDIERIASFFGQGFFMIIVDLLTMLVAIIVMTVVNWRLAIINLVILPILVYATQLFQKAVKVSFKEVRLQAANLNGFIQERVTGMNIVQLFNREKIEYKKFYDINNKHKKAWVKTVLYYSIFFPIAEVLTSIALGLIVWYGGFQIIAEETQTTIGEIMFFIMISQMLFRPLRQIADKFNTLQMGIVAGERVFEIIDTESHIDANGIIEANHFKGTILFENVRFSYVNNEEVLKGISFKVNKGETVAIVGATGAGKSTIINLINRFYDINSGEIKIDNKNIKEYTIPTLRKNVAVVLQDVFLFSDTIYKNIVLDKKISLDDVKVAAKEIGIHEFITSLPNGYDYNVKERGVMLSSGQRQLIAFLRAYVSNPSILILDEATSSIDSYSEQLIQDATDKITQNQTSIIIAHRLTTIQKADKIIVMDKGLIVEQGTHKELLEKDGYYSNLYDMQFKKEAS; this comes from the coding sequence TTAAAAGTTTTTAAGAGATTGATGAAATACTCAAAAAAGTATAGATTACAATTTATTATTGCTTTGGTTTCTGCAGTTTTATTATCTGGGTTAGCAGTTGCTAGGCCATACTTATTATTATATGCAATAGATTTTGCAATTGAAGTTAAAGATAAACCAAAACTAGTTTATTTTATTACACTAATGTTTATGCTCTTATTAGTAGAATCATTTACACGTTTTTCATTTATTTTTATTGCGAATCAATTAGGGTTTAATATCATCAAAGATATTAGAATGCAACTATATAAGCACATGCTTAATTTTAGGATGTCTTATTTTGATAAATCTTCAGTAGGGCAATTAGTAACAAGAGTTATTACTGATATTGAGCGTATTGCTAGTTTTTTTGGGCAAGGATTTTTTATGATAATTGTAGATCTATTAACAATGTTAGTAGCAATAATTGTAATGACCGTTGTTAATTGGAGATTGGCAATCATTAATCTAGTTATTTTACCAATATTAGTATATGCTACACAATTATTTCAAAAGGCTGTAAAAGTTTCTTTCAAAGAAGTAAGGTTACAAGCAGCAAATCTTAATGGTTTTATTCAAGAGCGGGTTACTGGAATGAATATTGTTCAACTATTCAATCGTGAGAAAATTGAATATAAAAAGTTTTATGATATTAATAATAAGCACAAAAAAGCTTGGGTAAAAACAGTTTTATATTACTCCATTTTTTTTCCAATAGCAGAAGTTTTAACGTCAATTGCTTTGGGTTTAATTGTTTGGTATGGAGGTTTTCAAATTATAGCGGAAGAGACACAAACGACAATAGGTGAAATAATGTTTTTTATCATGATTTCACAAATGTTGTTTAGGCCATTAAGACAAATAGCCGATAAATTTAATACACTTCAAATGGGTATTGTGGCTGGAGAAAGAGTATTTGAAATAATTGATACTGAAAGCCATATTGACGCAAATGGTATTATTGAAGCTAATCATTTTAAAGGAACAATTTTGTTTGAAAATGTTCGGTTTAGTTATGTCAATAATGAGGAAGTGTTAAAAGGAATTTCTTTTAAAGTGAATAAAGGAGAAACAGTAGCAATAGTAGGTGCAACTGGAGCAGGAAAATCTACAATTATTAACCTAATTAATAGATTTTATGATATAAACTCGGGTGAAATTAAAATAGATAATAAAAATATTAAAGAGTATACAATACCAACTTTACGTAAAAATGTAGCAGTTGTATTACAAGATGTTTTTTTATTTTCTGATACCATCTATAAAAATATTGTTTTAGATAAGAAGATCTCATTAGATGATGTAAAAGTAGCAGCAAAAGAAATAGGAATTCACGAATTTATTACGAGCTTGCCTAATGGCTATGACTACAATGTTAAAGAAAGAGGAGTAATGCTGTCTTCAGGTCAACGACAGTTAATAGCCTTTTTAAGAGCATATGTTAGTAATCCAAGTATTTTAATTTTAGACGAAGCTACTTCGTCAATTGATTCATATTCTGAACAATTAATCCAAGATGCAACAGATAAAATTACTCAAAATCAAACATCAATTATAATTGCACATCGATTAACTACAATTCAAAAGGCTGATAAAATTATTGTAATGGATAAGGGGCTTATAGTTGAGCAAGGTACTCACAAAGAATTACTTGAAAAGGATGGTTATTACAGTAATTTATATGACATGCAATTTAAAAAAGAGGCAAGTTAA